A section of the Humulus lupulus chromosome 2, drHumLupu1.1, whole genome shotgun sequence genome encodes:
- the LOC133817289 gene encoding uncharacterized protein LOC133817289 — MTTTMMMLNSGVGTVLAVPWRPSWRIMCLASNTNAEQLRAQLDQLHSEAENARAKANNARGRLLRLSETAENLKRQAAINVRTGKEDDARELLFQKKKVMEALQKSKDRIEFLDELSMKLNEAISIKERQLIGNVALDLEVVQEDSSPVRIVSPTTEAAEDSVGSKESESDEKSFSDNQELLSGMDSQASLPAVQDEGDLKVSLPGVISVGNEISSHLKGITSFGRFLEHLDEQLNKIEEEIATVVRFSTLILNNEEKTKNFKVQQAQNLLESIHEIRQRVANIKQAEAETR, encoded by the exons ATGACGACGACGATGATGATGTTGAACTCTGGAGTGGGCACAGTCCTGGCTGTCCCATGGCGGCCCTCATGGAGGATTATGTGCTTGGCTTCCAATACGAATGCAGAGCAGCTACGTGCCCAACTGGATCAGCTTCACTCAGAGGCTGAGAACGCTAGAGCCAAAG CAAACAATGCCAGAGGGAGGCTTCTGCGTTTGTCAGAGACAGCTGAGAACCTTAAGCGACAAGCAGCCATTAATGTCCGTACAGGGAAGGAAGATGATGCAAGGGAGCTGCTCTTTCAGAAGAAGAAGGTCATGGAAGCTTTGCAGAAGTCAAAGGATCGCATTGAATTTCTTGATGAACTTTCTATGAAGCTTAATGAG GCGATATCTATAAAAGAGAGGCAGCTCATTGGAAATGTGGCATTGGATCTTGAAGTTGTTCAGGAGGATTCTAGCCCTGTTCGGATTGTATCTCCAACCACAGAAGCTGCCGAAGATTCTGTTGGTAGCAAAGAATCTGAATCTGATGAGAAGAGTTTTAGTGACAATCAAGAACTGCTGTCTGGCATGGATAGTCAAGCTAGTTTACCTGCTGTTCAAGATGAGGGGGATCTTAAAGTTTCTCTGCCAGGGGTCATCTCAGTTGGTAATGAGATTTCAAGCCACTTGAAAGGAATAACCTCTTTTGGGAGATTCTTAGAGCATCTGGATGAACAACTCAACAAAATCGAAGAAGAAATTGCCACTGTTGTAAGGTTCTCAACCTTGATACTAAACAATGAGGAGAAAACAAAAAACTTTAAGGTGCAACAAGCACAAAATCTTCTTGAGAGCATCCATGAAATCAGGCAAAG AGTTGCCAATATAAAGCAGGCTGAGGCAGAGACTAGATGA
- the LOC133813915 gene encoding two-pore potassium channel 3-like: MDESLLYETNQEAREITTKQPPSSLKDLLSDRSFLNDPDIAPLFELSNFNKRPSLTNRLSSAPSIFIGNIGKLRHHASSQLHNSFSKSNFCTFHCATLVLLLTGIIVMVTVFLTTKGFKGHFTIKPVDAMYYIVVTLCTIGYGDIVPDSTLTKLLTCFFILIGFGFVDYAFNSWISHIFDSQHALLLEFMDETRFERLAEKAPSEEKWFKKLIKTYIMDIEKRRMRIRTRVCFALLAVALCITIGIFGLHYIEKISWVNSFYVSVTSVTTVGYGDFSFQTCQGRIFAIVWLSISTFAVGQSFLFLAELRIDKRHREAAKIVLHKKIKAVDLAAADLDYDGAISKSEYIIFKLREMGKIAETDIIQICREFDSLDHGNRGKITLADVV; this comes from the exons ATGGATGAGTCTCTTCTATATGAAACAAACCAAGAAGCAAGAGAGATCACCACCAAACAACCACCATCATCTCTCAAGGATCTCTTAAGCGACCGGAGCTTCCTAAACGACCCTGATATAGCTCCCCTTTTCGAGCTCTCCAACTTCAACAAGAGGCCAAGCCTCACGAACCGGTTGTCCTCTGCTCCATCGATTTTCATTGGAAATATTGGAAAACTACGGCACCATGCATCCTCCCAACTCCACAACTCATTCTCTAAATCCAACTTTTGCACATTCCACTGTGCTACTCTCGTTCTTCTTCTCACTGGCATCATTGTAATGGTCACTGTTTTCTTGACCACCAAAGGTTTCAAGGGCCATTTCACTATCAAACCAGTTGATGCAATGTACTATATAGTCGTCACTCTTTGCACAATTGGCTATGGTGATATAGTCCCGGACTCTACATTGACAAAGCTCCTCACTTGTTTCTTCATCTTGATCGGTTTTGGGTTCGTCGACTACGCATTCAACTCCTGGATCTCCCACATTTTCGATTCCCAACATGCTCTTCTGTTGGAGTTCATGGATGAAACCCGGTTCGAGAGATTGGCTGAAAAGGCACCCAGTGAAGAGAAATGGTTCAAGAAACTCATTAAGACATACATCATGGATATTGAGAAGAGGAGAATGAGGATTCGAACAAGGGTCTGTTTTGCTTTGTTAGCTGTTGCCTTGTGTATAACTATTGGGATATTTGGGCTTCATTACATCGAGAAAATCAGTTGGGTTAATAGCTTTTACGTGTCTGTTACTTCTGTGACTACAGTTGGTTATGGAGACTTTTCATTTCAAACATGTCAGGGGAGAATTTTTGCCATTGTTTGGCTCTCCATTAGCACATTTGCAGTGGGTCAGTCTTTTCTCTTCTTGGCTGAGTTGAGAATTGATAAGAGGCATCGTGAGGCTGCAAAAATTGTTCTTCACAAGAAGATTAAAGCTGTGGATTTAGCTGCAGCAGACCTAGATTATGATGGAGCCATTAG CAAATCTGAGTACATCATATTCAAGCTTAGAGAGATGGGAAAGATAGCAGAGACTGACATTATTCAGATATGCAGAGAATTTGATTCACTAGACCATGGCAATAGAGGGAAAATCACTCTTGCTGATGTAGTCTAA